In Musa acuminata AAA Group cultivar baxijiao chromosome BXJ2-8, Cavendish_Baxijiao_AAA, whole genome shotgun sequence, one genomic interval encodes:
- the LOC135619381 gene encoding E3 ubiquitin-protein ligase ATL31-like, whose translation MATTPHRHMIGYRQGDTSIHFVLALLLVAPRCDAQSSAMSQNYYGQTNPSNISPSIATVIVVLISAFFFLAFFSFYIRQCAGASVAVHQRDGVAGRARSGRRSGPAGLSVEVLETFPMMAYAEAKALKVGRGALECAVCLSEFEDDEALRLLPGCYHVFHPDCIDAWLASHITCPVCRSDLSVASLEPPLAISTADPTPENADPLPDHVVVTDRAPTDQEAVELARIGSERREARSRRGRRSAKLPRSHSTGHSLVQSGDGQREDVDRYTLRLPDHIRQEIFAARKFHRSASCVAFPVAGEGSSRPGYCGGAAEGEGSNRVARSVRLGISDRWPSFLIRTLSLTVPAWKRGEGEGSVKKAEAEGSSRGRFGGVRTPFDCLGGGGARFNVPGDERGPAQ comes from the coding sequence ATGGCGACGACGCCCCATCGCCATATGATCGGCTACCGACAAGGGGATACGTCCATCCACTTCGTGCTCGCGCTGCTTCTCGTCGCCCCCCGATGCGATGCCCAGTCCTCAGCCATGAGCCAAAACTACTATGGCCAGACCAACCCCTCCAACATCAGCCCCTCGATAGCCACCGTCATCGTCGTCCTCATCAGCGCCTTCTTTTTCCtcgccttcttctccttctacATCCGCCAGTGCGCCGGCGCATCAGTCGCCGTCCATCAAAGGGACGGCGTTGCAGGGCGGGCTCGGTCGGGGCGGCGAAGTGGGCCGGCAGGGCTGAGCGTGGAGGTTCTGGAGACGTTTCCGATGATGGCGTATGCGGAGGCGAAGGCGCTCAAGGTGGGGAGGGGCGCGCTCGAGTGCGCGGTGTGCCTCAGTGAGTTCGAAGACGATGAGGCACTCCGCCTCCTCCCCGGCTGCTACCACGTCTTCCATCCCGACTGCATAGACGCCTGGCTCGCCTCCCACATCACCTGCCCCGTCTGCCGCTCCGACCTCTCCGTCGCCTCTCTCGAGCCGCCCCTTGCCATCTCCACAGCAGACCCGACGCCCGAGAACGCTGACCCACTGCCGGATCACGTGGTTGTCACTGATCGGGCCCCGACGGACCAGGAAGCGGTCGAGTTGGCCCGGATCGGAAGCGAGAGGCGGGAGGCGCGGTCCAGACGTGGGCGACGGTCGGCGAAGCTCCCGCGATCGCACTCGACCGGGCACTCCTTGGTGCAGTCCGGGGATGGGCAGAGGGAAGACGTCGACAGATACACGCTGAGGTTGCCTGATCACATACGGCAGGAGATCTTCGCGGCCCGAAAGTTCCACCGGTCCGCAAGCTGCGTCGCGTTCCCGGTCGCCGGGGAGGGGAGCTCGCGGCCAGGGTACTGCGGCGGCGCCGCGGAAGGGGAAGGGAGCAACCGCGTCGCTAGGAGCGTGCGGCTAGGGATTTCGGACCGGTGGCCCTCCTTCCTCATCCGGACACTCTCGTTGACAGTCCCAGCGTGGAAGAGAGGGGAGGGAGAGGGGTCGGTAAAGAAGGCGGAGGCAGAGGGCTCCTCGAGGGGGAGGTTCGGCGGCGTGAGAACGCCCTTCGACTGCCTCGGTGGCGGCGGCGCAAGGTTCAACGTTCCCGGCGACGAGCGGGGCCCCGCGCAGTGA